From Aedes albopictus strain Foshan chromosome 1, AalbF5, whole genome shotgun sequence, one genomic window encodes:
- the LOC109410141 gene encoding uncharacterized protein LOC109410141: MFSFFKSKKPSPDHTPSEAIPGPIPPAPKEDDFIFVERKGSTPSPSGSGGMANDSPSRSLYPSIPAGIPGGAAAAVTPVRQHSEEKAGHHVLHGVPFKLSPELAKDSSHWEVTQFHANETLSFITKSAAVRVEYDFSLERGVLYDG, translated from the coding sequence atgttttcgtttttcAAAAGCAAAAAACCTAGTCCCGATCACACGCCGTCGGAGGCCATCCCGGGACCTATTCCCCCGGCCCCGAAAGAGGACGACTTCATTTTCGTCGAACGGAAGGGATCGACTCCTTCACCCTCGGGCTCCGGAGGAATGGCGAACGATTCACCTTCCCGGAGCCTTTACCCGAGCATACCGGCGGGAATTCCTGGCGGAGCTGCAGCAGCAGTGACACCAGTGCGGCAACACAGTGAGGAAAAGGCTGGCCACCACGTACTGCATGGAGTGCCGTTCAAACTTTCACCGGAACTGGCCAAGGATAGCAGCCACTGGGAGGTGACGCAGTTTCACGCGAACGAAACGCTGTCCTTCATCACGAAATCGGCCGCCGTCCGGGTGGAATACGATTTCAGCTTGGAACGGGGCGTGCTGTACGATGGGTAG